One Gossypium arboreum isolate Shixiya-1 chromosome 13, ASM2569848v2, whole genome shotgun sequence genomic window, ATAGAGGTTATATTGTAGATATTAGGGGAACTTCTATGGACATGCCCTTGATTCCGGCCATCTTCCATATTGGCCTTTCCTTTTAAATCATCATGAATGTTAAAACCATTCTTTTCCCTTTTGATGCCATCCTTTTCTCTTCGAAGCTTTTCAAGCAGCACTGATATGGATGCAAATGCAGAAGCATTGTTGGAACGCCATCTTCTTGGTTCGTAGACATTACCAGAACAAAGAGATGCAACTTCATGTCGAGGTCGGAAAGAACTTGGAATAAGAAGAGCTGAAAATATCTGGTGTGCCCCCACACGGACCTCTAGATTGGGATGTAACATTGCTTTCATCAGTTGGACATGAAGTGCTTCCGGAAACACCTGCGAGAATGTTTAGCAAGTGGCTCAATGAGCTCTAAGAACAATTGCAATCACTGTCTAAAGTAATTTTAATACACTTAaagtctagattttcaattaacCATACATATAACAGGAGTGTCAAGAATTTGCAAACCTAGAAGGACAGCAAGGAGGCAAAGGATACATGAACCTCAACAATAAAGGGGCACCAACAGCACATAAGATGGACCTTACCTGTTGTGAGCGAGAGGTGACTAATGCTAACGAAATCATATGAGCAAGGACCATCACTGATCCAACCGTTGCACGAGCAACAGATCCAGAAGAAGGCAACTTCTCGAGTGATATTGCCATCATATTGAACAGGGATCTTACATCATCAATCTAGAAACAAGCAAATGAAAAGTCAAGCAAACTAAAAGCTTTGTATTAAATTAAAACGCACCAGGATGtatcaaaaaataaatttgaagtTACCCCTTTTGCTATTTCCAACAAGCAATCTTCAATGGAATTTTGAAGCAAGATGTTTAAGTTAGTGTCCTGCTCTCCTACTGATTCCAGCGTGGCTTGGAAACTTTTCCTTAAATGCCTGCATAGGTCACTGACAAAACCAATTTCAGCCAGCATCCTTCTAGATCTAATTTGCCTAGCTAAAGCAGCTGCAACTTGTATGATATAAGATTTTAGTTGAGGATCATGTGCGACATTTTTGTGGTCTAGATGACGTACAACAGCAGCTAAAACAAGTTGTCGGTTCCCTGAAATCAAAAGTCAGCAAGCAAAATCATAAAAGTTTCCAATTCTGATCATATTTGGTAGCTTCAATAAGATAAATATGGTAACAAATCTACCTGAAGCCTCCCAGTAGGACATATCAGACAAAACCACCATTGCCAACCCCTGTTGAGAAACCCAATGCTGTCTAGAGTCGAAGTACACAAACATTGGATCCACTACTAGGCGCAATGTTGTACTCTCCTTTGCCAGCTCAACCATTCTTTGAATACAAATTTGAGCCCAAACTTTAGGTGTCTCAATCTCTTCCCTGTAACCAAACAATATATAGCTATATTCACGAAATAGTTTTGAGGGGACAAGCTAGACAAGTAGAAACTATGCTATCATCTGAATGCTTCATAAAATAGTTTGTTTTATAATACAAAAGTTCTCGAATACAGCATTAATAAGACTACCTTGTCAGAAGAGAGGGATCCTTTTTCTCAGGTTGAGGCGTGATAATCATGTTGCTAGGGCTGGCATCACAGGCAACAGTTGCACCTCTACCCTCACATCGAACCACTTCATCCACCCAGTTATGGGGCTCTCCTCTGTCATCATCATCTTCAGCATGTGTGTCTAGCTCATAGTTATCTAAAGTAGCATGTACAATCTGGAAATCAGATACACCAGAAGTTATAAAAATGCTACAGAATGACAGACGGTTAACCCCTGGCAACCAGTAATGAAATGCTACAGAATGAGAGAAGAAAAAGAGGGGGATGAAGGAATTACAAGAAAATAACTACAAAACCAACTAACCTCATCAAGAGCAGAAAAAATATATGGATATTGTGCCATAAACCAGACCTaccaaggaaaaaaaaaacagacCTAATAGGTAAACTACATTCCatccagaaaaaaaaaaagaatttgataaaataaaagtcaACAAGAAAGCATACTCCAAGTGATTCAACAATGATGGAAAAAGCTTGAAGTTTATGATATTATCTTTGAAAATTTGATGTGGAGAAGAAAATAAACTTTTTAAATTACCATGGCAGAAAGGCACTGCAAGCTTGATGCCCTTAAGCAACTCCTTAGATGTTCTTCCCCATCCTCATGTGCCAATTTACACACTTTATGAACAAATTTTTCAATGTTATGCGTGTAAGTTCCATCTGCCTGTTTTATACAGTAGATCAAAGTATGAGTCCAAAAATAAAGATATAAGAAAAATTATATTTGATTAGAAAACGAAAAATCAGATTACAATATATGGTATCCACTCCATATCATAAGCAAATTTCATCTTATCTATGAGCAAACACATCCCTTTGAAAAGAATACTTTGAGCAGTACATCGATTTCACATCAGTAGCAGAAATGGTTATACGCCATCCTTTACTTTTACATGTAGTAATGTGCAAGATTCTCATCTATGCAAACACAAGAAAGTATATGCTTTATTTGTATCCTATCTCAGTTGAGTCTAGTTAATCTTTTCATAAAAATAAGATACCTATAGCCTGATAGAATTATTAATATTCTGACATCAGTGGCATGAGAAAGTCTCTCATGTCATTcacattgccacactttatagcATCCTTAAGAATGTTTTCTACATCCATCAAGATGTAAGGCATAATCATTAAAATAGATCTCAAAAGTTTACATATTCATGAAGATGcaaacatatttatattttttgtttcCAGAGGAAAGTAACCGAGGACCTGACTATAGATAAATTTTGTCAAAGTTTGGCATCCAAGGATCTGTGTAGCCTCTTGCTTAGAGTTATCGAGCAGTTCGCTAACAACATTCAGCAAGTTAACAGCAAAATATGCCCTACAaggtgaaaaagaaagatttatTATACAAGAAAAGGCATTATTGTTAATAACCCCCCACATAACACATGAAAACATAATGAGCATAACATAAAAAACAGTAAGTTACTTACATCTGTTCCTTGCACATGCAAAGCAACTTGTTGTAAGCCTCTGTAACAAtattgatgaatttgacgtgctTATAGCGCAGCTCTTTGTAGCATCTTTCTTCAAGGTACTTGGCAATCTATTAAAAGCAGAAAAATCCACAATATCTGAGTCTGTTTACCTATGACCGGCAAACAAATAAGAAAGATAGTAATTTCTACCTTTGGAATTCGGAAAGGATTTCTCGCAGCATATTCACATAACTTCGTAATTTTCCTTTCATTTGGAGGAGCACCCTACAATGCATTGCAAGGCATTAAGTTTAGAATCCTAGCTTATCAAAAAGTGGATGCAATGCAAAATGAACAATGACTCTTCAGAAATGCACCAACTGAATAATTAACCGCATCTAACAATTTTGCTTAATCTCCAGTTTCTTCCAAGATCCAACCAAAGAataactttttttcttttaaagtaTAAAACAACATAAAGGAACCAACTATAGTGGAGTGTATTTTTATTCTATTAATGTGAAATTACAGTACTCAAATGGCATTAGAGTCAAAGCCGAGAACTCTAGGCAGCTATGTAGCTCAACTCTTCATTTTGCATGAATATGAGTGTAGGATATGAATCTCCAAATACATGAAAAACTTATGTCAAAATTGAACATATCCTTACAGGACACATACTTGTATCCGACACTCACACGTGAGTCCGAGTAACCAACTGAATAGCCACAAACACAGCAACAACCTAGCGCCGATTCAAAAAGAAAAACTCTAGCAGACATTATTGGCATATTGCAGGATCAAATATTCCTTATTGATACTCCcacattaaaaattaaagtacTCAGAATCAAGCTAACTTAAATAGCCATCACCAAAAACCCAAATATGTACAAAGACTTCCTCTGTAGTTTCACCAAGACCACCATTACCAAAATGTATAAtccaaaaagaagaaaaagaaaagagtggATACTCACAGGAGACTTGGGGAATATTTCAGACAATAATTTCTTGTAACGCTTAACAGGTTGTCGAGATCTTGACCTCAAAGCAGGACAGCACACACACATGCTTTCACAAGCTGGGAAGATTTTCCTAGAGATGATCCCCATTTCTGTGCATGCGCAAAGGACAAGTTTAGATTAGAAGAACAGTGAACAAACCTAAAACTATCTTATCTTTGTTCTCCAAATAATGAACCAAAACTTCCACCATACAAAGATAGCAAATTTAATGCACCCCTTTTCCTAaaaaggagaagaaaagaaagaacggATGAAAGAACGAATCATAAATTAACAAAAGGATAAATTTTAAGGTCAGACAAGAACAATGGTGAACTATTTGTACCTAAAACAACGTAATAAggcttgttatttttatttttattttttggaaaaAGGGAAAAACCACAATGTCCAAAACAAAATACAGAGGCCAATATACCACCAGCCCAGAAAATAAAAAGAGATGTAATAAAATTTACCACATAAACATAAATTAAAGACCCTACTTGGAAGGTATTAATAATGGGATGAAGAGCAAAAGAGAGCTTCCCCTGCAGTGGGTGGCAGATCTGCAGGAGCAAGAATCGTAGAAGAGAGTGAAAGAAAACCAATGCAAACAGCGGGGGGAGCAAAACGGCGTGGCTCAAGGAAAGGCGCatgaaaaagagagagaaagatACAGAGCTATACATGTACGTAGAGAAAGAGAGAGAGTATAAGCAACATCACGTGATGGGGTGTCAGATTTTCTAATCTATGTATGTTTGCTTAGTGGTAAAAGTGAAAAATGTCTTTGCCTTCGTGACAGAAACTGGAAGACccccaaaactcaaaattcaaataaaaaaaacaaaggaaAATCAAGCAGACAACATCCAGTTCCAAAGTACTTGCAATTCCAATTACCAACAACTACTTTTCTTTTAGCTGTGTTTGAAAATTGAAAACCAATGAAAAAAGAGCTGTTCCCCTTTCATCATTCTTTGAATTTTGCTTTTATTGTAGTCAGTGTACTCCATGTCTCAAAGAAATCCTAATTTTGAAAAGGGATGATAAATTTTTAGAGTTTCATAGAACTTTCTTATGCTTAGAAATACCTATCCACAGAGGATACATAACATAATattcaaataaaagaaaaaggcatGCTTGcttatattcttttattttgattgatGGTAAGATGGTGAAAGACAAATAcaaagtacttgatgaatcatcATTTATTTTGCAACATTAAATTTGTTGGAGACAAAAGAGGAGATGTTGATGGTATAAAGGAGTCAATTCACTTAAACAAAcggaaaattgaaaagaaataagAGGAGAAGGAAGGATGTTGTGAAGGCATGAAAAGGAGTGTAGTGAATAGGCGGTCAAGATTGCTAAAGAGGAAGAAGATCTATTTTTCCTTCTGTCTTGGAGTATTTATAACAAAACTTTCTTATCTAGTGATGTGACAAGTTAGTTACCATCATGGAGTATACGAGGGAGGTGTGTGGCATTTCTTATTTTGCTATTCCTTTTGAGGAGTACAAAATTATTATACTTAGATAGGCCTTAATGGTCTCTAAAGAGAgtatttatatttgaaaaaatattcATATTGAAAAGAGAGTGACCAAATCATGATAAGTGGGAAGCTTAATGAAAGAGGATGTTTTCTTTATTAATAGGTGGTCTCATGACGAGTGCTTAGTCAGTGAGCTTAAATAGTTGAAAACAGTTCAACGAACATGAGATGAAGAACAATCTTCAAATATCCACTAGTGCTTTCTGAAAGTATCACATGTCTAACCCGAATGAGGCATAACAAACTTTGTTAATGAGTAATATCATAAACATTAACCTCTTTTTAACTTATATGACATTGAAACTATAGAGCAAACTAAAATACTTAAAAAGAATAGTAGAACTGTTCTCAATAGCTTTGCACTTATTACAACTTATCGTAAGCCTTTTATTCCATTAAAAGGAGGGAAAGAAGTTAGTATGAACCCTCAGCCATATATAGTAGAGGcatcatctattttacaaatgCAAGTTGCAATGAAATCAATATATGCCACCAGCTTAGATATTAGATATGAAAGGGGTAGGTTTGGTAAAGCAGGTAGTCCAATGATTTACAACTAATTACTTCTTGTGATTATTATTAGAAACTTTCCTATAGGAATTTTGAGTGTGGACTCttttgatttcgttgttctaggaATTGAGTGCATTTaactaatataataaataatttagtatgtTGTTTTATAATGCTTTTTTTAAGGATATAATTGTCAGGAGGAATCTTAAAAGTTCTCAAAGCAATACTATTTCAGAGTAGACAATGTTGAAAAATAAAtacagttttatttatttatttatttaataaccaGTTCATTATTCATTGCATTAGCAATTATCTACACTATGAAAAGTAAATTACTATCATCATCCTCAGTGGTAGGAAATTCAATACTTCTTAAATAAGactttatgttaaaattttatgtaaaaagaAGCTTTATCccattaaaatattcaaattgtTCAATTTCAAACTTAATTGagatttaatgttatttttgaaaaattaacaaaataaaaattgaaaggtGCGTAGAGGTAATGATACTTGAACTTAATTGGAAGAAAATAATCTTAAAGTATAAAATTTATTAGCTATTCGTGTATGGCTTATAATGTGAATGGTCCAAGAGTTGCAGCTTACTGCCTAGGTTTGGTGGCCCCATTTAATGCAAGGTTTGAATCCCATCCATGTGGTCTAAGCTTGTCCTACTTTTTAATGATATGATCACTGTCTCACGTTCACACATGATAAAAAGCGAAGATATCAAGCTGTAGTTTGAAAGTTTTCGATATTATTGGTGATCTGTAAATCTAATGATAAGAATAAAGAAGAAGACCCCACTAAACAAAACCTTCACAATTATGTTTTATGTATAAGGAATcttaagctatatatatatatatatatatatagccctTTGTAATAGGATTGAGGTTTTCTGCTACCTTTGGTTGTAATATtggatgaatatgttgaataATGGCATTTAATTGGTAGTTAATTAGATGAGCATGTTCACTTGCAAGAAAATGCAATTACAATATACCAAAACATCATTACCAACTTGCATGTTTCATTGTTCAATGTTGGGTATAAAGAGTATACATATGTTCTGTCTTGCTTTCTGTGGACAATTAAAGTTTTGGCTTTAAGAAAACTACAAAAGAAGTTGAGATTTACAATCAATTAAGGAATTCTATATACATTGATTCCTATCGTAGGAGTTGCATCACGTGGGAGAAAATATATTAAATTCTTCATAAAATCAGGATACGGGAATTAACTAGATAATGAATATCAAATACAAACTCTACAttctataatataaaaaaaaatgaatccAAAGCAAAGCTTATGATAGAGCAAATAGAAAGAATTTATAATCCAtactattaaatataatttaaatcataaatatatttttaatttattaaataatgtattttttattttattaattaatgtaAAATAAGATTATTTAAATTGATCTTAAATAAAAATTAGAGATTGTTAATACAATGTACAACAAAGACGAGAATAGGGTCGTGTTGAGGAGGCCAATTTATCTTGAGAgtcaaagagaaaaaaaaaaaaaaaggaggacaCACAAAGAGTTTGAGAATAAGGTTGAGAGGGATAACTACTCAAAAGTTGCGAAAGAGGCCAAAGGATCTCCTTCTCATTACTTGTAATGATATTTATAGAACAAATCATTTTGTCTGCTAGTATGATGTGACAAGTGTTGCAAAAGAATTGtcataaatacatataaaattatatGGTTAGACCCATTTTGTTATGACAATACGAAATACGAAATTATTATGGtgtgtaaaaatatttttaaatataatttaattcataaataaaaattttacatatattttttaatttactaaataatatattttattttatataattaatgaaaataatattatttaaattgttggtaataaaaaaaaggaatatgattgAGATTTCAAACCAACAATAAATTGAGTGACAAAAATCAATGATTAAGTACATCGCACTATTGCTAGTAACCGACAAAACCAAAAATAGCTAGTAAATGTATTCAATTCCTCAAACTTTCTTTTTCTACGATTTGCTTGGTTTAGATGGTTGAGGGAGAAAGAAGCGGTGttaaaaatttttaaacccaTCAATGTTCACAACTGAGACAGCGCCCTTGTATATGGCTCTTTTATGAAAATAATCCGAAATTTTTTAtcaattataaaagaaaattttttataaataatgaAAATGAGTAGAGTCAAAGAGATTAGCAAACCAATTATTAGTTgctagaattaaattaattttttaagtggACTAAATTTATTTGACATACAAGTATTTTCGTGAGGCAGAAAGTAAATTTTGAGAAGAGTCAATCTATTTGGCGTGACCAATGGTAGAATAGTAATGGAGCCAAATAGATTGGCATTACCACTTTAATGTGTCAAGCTTTTTTTGaagtgatttttatttttttttataactcaaattattattttattagtggtGGAAAGTGACTATCATGCTACTATtatttttttgagtttttttaaaattgtttttaatagaaaaataattttttattttttatttttgtggaGTCATTCCCTTTAGCATAACCAAATGActatatataaccttaatttcaGTTCGGTCTAAGATTTTATTATGTTAGATGATGAAAGGGAGGGAGATTAAGACTGATTTTTATGTTTCTTTAACGATATTCAAGTTGAGCTCCGACATCGACAAATTTAATGTTCCTTTTCGGGAGTGTAGATTTAATTCCTTAATTTCACATGGGTGACAATTTGAAGTAAAAATAGGAGTCACGTCAAAGAGAATGGctttaccaaaataaaaaatttattttttctattaaaaaataatttaaaaaataaaaaaaaactaatggCAGCATGATGGTCACATCATTCTATTTGACTCCaccactaataaaataataatttaagttttaaaataaagTCATTTTAAAGAAAGTCCTACACATTAAAGTGGTGATGCAAATTTATTTAGCTCCACCACTATTCTACCATTGGTCACGCCAAATAAATTGGCTCCATCCAAAATTTATTTTCTGCCCCACAAAAATACTAGTGTTGAAGGTGGTACTTATATGGGTGACGCTAAATAGATTGGCGCCaccaaaaaaattgatttttttaattctaGCAGCGAATGATTGGCTGACATGGCAAGTGGGTCACGCCAATCTCTTTTGTTCCGCCCACTTTCAATATTCATTTCAGGTCATTTACGTACATAATAAAAAatagatatttttataattaattgaaaatttcgGGTTATTTTTATAGAAAAACCCCATTCTACAACATGGTTTTGCTCTCGCCGGATGTGAAGGAAATGAACGGAATAGCCTCCCGGTCTCCTATATAATGCATGCAAGCAGTGATCGATCGGATTAGAAGTTGGAGATCATTGTTAGCAAGTCTGCCTCTATTAGGATATCATCTACACTACAAAACTAAAGAGATTTAGGGAAGAGATAAAAAGGACAATAAAAAAAACGTCCCTTATCTCTAATTTAAAGGTATTAGAGATgttaatttcaaaaaaataaaactatTAGAATGTTTTTTATTCAAGTATTATCTATAGTCCTTCTCTAATtcttaaatagaaaaataatacgTTTTAACGCACTTGAATTTACGTCCTCCTATACTAACACTAATATCGAtatcaatcaaattaaaactcaatcgacTCACCTCACCAAttcttatatttaataattttgggaaaaaaattgttttgggAACAATTGGTTTAAAACaactaatttttataatatatattaacttTTGGCTTTAGATTAAAATCAATGACTTTAACTTAGTATcctacatatttatatatacaagttaatatattaaatatatgtatAGACATATTCTGCATATTTCCATATatcttaaatatatataaaaggtaGTTAAAAGTATCAGGAAAGCCCTTATACTTAGAAACAGATTGCATTTTGATCTTTTTATtgaaaaatgggtaaattagctCTTAGACATTTCAAAGCATGCAATTTAGTCTATTCGTTAAATTTTATCTGTTAAATGGTGATGTGGAACATTAAATACATgctgaaaattattttttatgggtaaactataaaaatggtCACCCAACTATGCCTTTCGTTCTATTTGGGTCACCcaactattatttttttttatttagtcactaaacttttcgaaattaaatatttttgtcACTCTATGATGATGTGAGCTTTTTTATGGTCTAGAATCAAAATTAACCCTCCAATGTTTACGCATTTTTTTATTTGatcctaaattttaaaaattcaacaaatttggcgttcaatatttacaaaatttttcattttagttttaattctaaaaataaatttggCCCTCAATAATtacaaaatctatcaatttaatcttaactctaaaaatttaaaaatatttttagcccTTTATAACCCTTCGACTAATCCACGTgggatattaaaataataaaaaaagtacCCTTATTCAAGTAACTTGCAACAATTTCTTTTACTATAATTTAGGTTTCACATTAGACCAAACCAATTGATTTGGAACCTATATGGAATAATGACTTGCATTACTACCCGAACAAATAACGTTTTTAatgcctttattattattattttttagatcttaaattttttctattttatccCAACTTTTTTTTGGCTGCGTAGCCTAGTTGGGTTGCCACTTGCCAAATagactgtaacacccttaccgttaCCGTCATGaacagatataaggtattaccgaacataacacataccattaaacataatcgagatataaatatgtcatccaatttgatagtgcatcgtataacatatgtcttgaacaatattagccaactttaatggcttgtacaaagtagctggtcgaaatctcagtaactaatattttaaacctagacaaatatgacacgtaacaaaataattaagcctactatacatgccataattcaaaacgtttagttcaaataccctaaagtatgatagtgcgggtagatcttcacgatccttaactctgaacaagtcaaggacactataagacaaaagagagaaacaaagtaagcttatagcttagtaagtaagtatgtaaatactaattaaagaatctaacatgtttacacaac contains:
- the LOC108453971 gene encoding protein SEMI-ROLLED LEAF 2-like, with the protein product MGIISRKIFPACESMCVCCPALRSRSRQPVKRYKKLLSEIFPKSPGAPPNERKITKLCEYAARNPFRIPKIAKYLEERCYKELRYKHVKFINIVTEAYNKLLCMCKEQMAYFAVNLLNVVSELLDNSKQEATQILGCQTLTKFIYSQADGTYTHNIEKFVHKVCKLAHEDGEEHLRSCLRASSLQCLSAMVWFMAQYPYIFSALDEIVHATLDNYELDTHAEDDDDRGEPHNWVDEVVRCEGRGATVACDASPSNMIITPQPEKKDPSLLTREEIETPKVWAQICIQRMVELAKESTTLRLVVDPMFVYFDSRQHWVSQQGLAMVVLSDMSYWEASGNRQLVLAAVVRHLDHKNVAHDPQLKSYIIQVAAALARQIRSRRMLAEIGFVSDLCRHLRKSFQATLESVGEQDTNLNILLQNSIEDCLLEIAKGIDDVRSLFNMMAISLEKLPSSGSVARATVGSVMVLAHMISLALVTSRSQQVFPEALHVQLMKAMLHPNLEVRVGAHQIFSALLIPSSFRPRHEVASLCSGNVYEPRRWRSNNASAFASISVLLEKLRREKDGIKREKNGFNIHDDLKGKANMEDGRNQGHVHRSSPNIYNITSIIDRAAGPNMIEEPYIMKLTEDQIMQLLSAFWIQATLPDNLPSNIEAISHSFVLTLISLRLKNVNDNLVVRFFQLPLSLKNTSLDLSNGMLTPVLQRSILMLSMSMLMFAAKIYQIPNLNDLIKSIVPFDADPYLGISEDIQVFVRPEADVRGYVSVTESQHASSLLFELRDKIYKYENAMMDVLVQNLSAITELGMDDLRKQLLEPFTPDDAFTFGPQSIFDLDHHQMITYSKESLSFDEDVQTNSLLEEDARSEASVLHHSRFNPKVSASPAISHVISIGQLMESALEVAGQVAATSVSTSPLPYDTMASQCEAFGTGTRKKLSNWLADENHQNGAADKLLPTVMADRRTMLSKISGEGVFSGAVSWVDPCLAMRLPPASPFDNFLKVARY